A single window of Syntrophotalea acetylenica DNA harbors:
- a CDS encoding class I SAM-dependent methyltransferase, whose product MDLKEEDILGDSIVDHWYYVSKGRALRKFLGEIKTPEILDVGAGSGIFSRQLLDAGQCSSAVCVDPNYVNEKTEIYHGKKINFVKSLNSCSHSLVLMMDVLEHVSDDLEFLKSYAKNMKSGGYVLITVPAFNFLWSGHDVFLEHLRRYTINDIETLVKDAGLTPVKSCYFFGSLFPIVVVLRFMNKTLNYFKLAKPQSELRVYPNWLNRLLIIIHNLECYTLFKFNKLFGLTVFSLCRKSY is encoded by the coding sequence GTGGATCTGAAGGAAGAAGATATCCTTGGAGACAGTATTGTTGACCATTGGTACTATGTATCAAAAGGTCGCGCTTTGCGTAAATTTCTTGGCGAAATAAAAACACCTGAAATTTTAGATGTTGGCGCAGGGTCCGGGATTTTCTCTCGCCAGTTGCTGGATGCAGGGCAATGTAGCAGTGCAGTTTGTGTTGATCCTAATTATGTAAATGAAAAAACTGAGATATATCATGGTAAAAAAATAAATTTTGTTAAGTCTTTAAATAGTTGCTCCCATAGCCTTGTGCTAATGATGGATGTGTTGGAGCATGTATCAGACGATCTGGAGTTCTTGAAAAGTTACGCTAAAAATATGAAAAGTGGTGGATATGTTTTAATAACAGTTCCAGCATTTAATTTTTTATGGTCTGGTCACGATGTTTTCCTGGAGCATTTAAGGCGTTATACAATTAATGATATCGAGACTCTTGTTAAAGATGCTGGTCTCACTCCTGTGAAGAGTTGCTATTTTTTTGGAAGCCTGTTTCCAATAGTGGTTGTTTTGCGTTTTATGAATAAAACATTGAATTATTTTAAATTAGCAAAGCCTCAAAGCGAATTGAGAGTATATCCAAATTGGTTAAATCGCTTATTGATCATCATACATAATTTGGAATGCTATACCCTTTTCAAATTTAATAAATTATTTGGTTTAACAGTTTTTTCCTTGTGTCGTAAAAGTTATTAA
- a CDS encoding thioredoxin domain-containing protein: protein MDNTPDRKTLVNRLSEIDTSQLPPDGGDRYNRLIFESSPYLLQHATNPVDWHPWGPEAFDLARQKNKPLLVSIGYSTCHWCHVMEQESFEDAEVAEVLNKLFVPVKVDREERPDIDNLYMTACQMITGGGGWPLNVFLSPDKVPFYAATYMPRNARGGMPGIISILTKIGSMWQSDPDKLLQTGKALGEALTRLETRPAETGGPLDEAPLQQAFDHFRETFDEERGGFGKAPKFPMPHNLSLLCHIGARFELEDATAMVVNTLQRIRLGGIYDHIGFGLHRYSVDAYWRVPHFEKMLYDQALLTLAALDAFQSTADPFFATLADQTMTYVLRDLALPEGGFCSGEDADSEGAEGTYYLWTTAQVEEVLGHEQATIFCNCYEISEEGNFEGSNIPRLEMDLKAWAQWFGVSVEELAPVLEDGRRKLLEGRGQRVRPHRDDKLLTSWNGLTIAAMARTTALLGHPEYLRAAGKAADFILENMRDTQGRLLRRWRRGQAGIPAFLEDYAALILGLIELYQAGFQTRYLAEALGLAGDMRQLFGSAEGLFHDTGSDAEQVLVRKRTLHDGAMPSGNAMAAMAFLRLGAMTGDAALEEQAEQLLQASSRAWKETPTGCSQLLMALDVALSEREILVIAAPADDPDGLAMLKEARRGFRPRLMILWQRPDDAALSETTPMARDKVMLDGKATAYLCRGRTCLPPANTPEQLARLLDS, encoded by the coding sequence ATGGACAACACGCCGGACAGGAAAACTCTGGTCAATCGCCTTTCGGAAATCGACACCAGCCAATTACCGCCTGACGGCGGCGACCGGTACAACCGCCTGATCTTCGAGAGCAGCCCCTACCTTCTGCAGCACGCCACCAATCCGGTCGACTGGCACCCCTGGGGGCCTGAAGCCTTCGATCTGGCACGGCAAAAAAACAAGCCGCTGCTGGTTTCCATCGGCTATTCGACCTGTCACTGGTGCCACGTCATGGAGCAGGAGTCCTTCGAGGACGCCGAAGTCGCCGAGGTGCTCAACAAGCTTTTCGTGCCGGTCAAGGTGGATCGGGAAGAACGGCCCGACATCGACAACCTCTACATGACGGCCTGCCAGATGATCACCGGCGGCGGAGGCTGGCCCTTGAACGTGTTCCTCAGTCCGGACAAGGTGCCGTTCTACGCCGCGACCTACATGCCGCGGAATGCGCGAGGCGGGATGCCCGGCATCATTTCCATCCTCACCAAAATCGGATCCATGTGGCAATCCGACCCCGACAAGCTGCTGCAGACCGGCAAGGCTCTCGGCGAAGCGCTGACGCGTCTCGAAACCAGGCCCGCGGAGACTGGCGGTCCGCTGGACGAGGCGCCCCTTCAGCAGGCCTTCGACCACTTTCGGGAGACCTTTGACGAAGAGCGCGGCGGCTTCGGCAAAGCACCGAAATTTCCCATGCCCCACAATCTCTCCCTGCTGTGTCACATTGGCGCGCGATTCGAACTGGAAGACGCCACCGCCATGGTTGTCAACACGCTGCAGCGCATCCGCCTCGGCGGTATCTACGACCATATCGGTTTCGGACTGCACCGCTACAGCGTCGATGCCTACTGGCGGGTGCCCCACTTCGAAAAGATGCTCTACGATCAGGCGCTGCTGACCCTGGCGGCGCTGGACGCTTTCCAGAGCACGGCGGATCCCTTCTTCGCCACCCTTGCCGACCAGACCATGACCTATGTGCTGCGCGACCTGGCGCTGCCCGAGGGCGGTTTCTGCTCTGGCGAGGACGCCGACAGTGAAGGCGCCGAGGGAACCTACTACCTCTGGACCACCGCCCAGGTAGAGGAGGTTCTGGGGCACGAGCAGGCCACCATTTTCTGCAACTGCTACGAAATATCCGAAGAAGGAAACTTCGAGGGGAGCAACATCCCGCGCCTCGAAATGGACCTGAAAGCCTGGGCGCAGTGGTTCGGCGTCAGCGTGGAGGAACTTGCCCCGGTCCTGGAGGATGGGCGGCGCAAGCTGCTCGAAGGCCGCGGCCAGCGCGTCCGGCCGCACCGCGACGACAAGCTGCTGACCTCGTGGAACGGCCTGACCATCGCCGCGATGGCCCGTACCACCGCCTTGCTGGGGCATCCCGAATATCTGAGGGCGGCAGGGAAAGCGGCCGATTTCATTCTGGAAAACATGCGCGACACACAGGGACGCCTGCTGCGGCGGTGGCGCAGGGGACAGGCCGGTATTCCGGCTTTCCTGGAGGATTACGCGGCGCTGATTCTGGGCCTGATCGAACTCTACCAGGCCGGATTCCAGACCCGCTATCTGGCCGAGGCGCTGGGCCTTGCCGGCGACATGCGGCAACTGTTCGGCAGCGCGGAAGGACTTTTCCATGACACCGGCAGCGATGCGGAGCAGGTGCTGGTGCGCAAACGCACCCTGCACGATGGCGCCATGCCTTCCGGCAATGCCATGGCCGCCATGGCGTTTCTGCGCCTCGGCGCCATGACCGGCGACGCGGCCCTCGAAGAACAGGCCGAACAGCTACTGCAGGCCTCTTCCCGGGCATGGAAGGAGACACCGACCGGCTGCAGTCAGTTGCTGATGGCGCTGGATGTGGCCCTGTCGGAACGGGAAATCCTGGTAATCGCGGCCCCCGCCGACGATCCGGACGGTCTCGCCATGCTCAAAGAAGCGCGCCGCGGATTCCGTCCCCGGCTGATGATCCTGTGGCAGCGTCCCGATGATGCTGCCCTGTCCGAAACCACCCCCATGGCCAGGGACAAGGTCATGCTCGACGGCAAGGCCACCGCCTACCTGTGCCGCGGCCGCACCTGCCTGCCGCCGGCCAACACCCCGGAGCAACTGGCGCGGCTGCTTGATTCCTGA
- a CDS encoding ATP-grasp domain-containing protein — protein sequence MHIALAFNLKADRTAVSSADDPPSAVDDLYAEWDDIHTIEAVRDALASAHRVSLVEADLDAFDNLRRLKPDLVFNMAEGLLGASREAQMPAMLDMLGLAYTGSDPVTLGICLDKRRTKEILSCHGIATPRFTTVTAVDQVPARLRYPQMVKPILEGSSKGVPDASLVRDRKALLRQVRQVLEVYRQPALIEEFLPGREFTVAVLGNGADLRVLPAVEINFEALPAGVNPIYSYEAKWIWDREDDPLRIFTCPARLEPALQQAIEDLCRRAFRVLGCRDWCRIDVRLDQHGRPHIIELNPLPGILPRPEQNSCFPKAARAAGLSYTDLILAVVDAAVKRLNLTGNHHESSCLFQSRAVTAG from the coding sequence ATGCATATCGCTCTCGCCTTCAACCTGAAGGCTGACCGTACCGCTGTATCTTCCGCCGACGACCCTCCTTCCGCCGTTGACGATCTGTACGCCGAATGGGACGACATCCACACCATCGAAGCGGTGCGGGACGCCTTGGCGAGCGCGCACCGGGTTTCGCTGGTGGAGGCCGATCTCGATGCTTTCGACAACCTGCGCAGGCTGAAACCCGACCTGGTATTCAACATGGCCGAGGGCCTCCTCGGCGCCAGCCGCGAAGCACAGATGCCCGCCATGCTCGACATGCTGGGCCTGGCCTACACCGGCAGCGATCCGGTGACTCTCGGCATCTGTCTGGACAAGCGCCGCACCAAGGAAATCCTGTCCTGTCACGGCATCGCCACGCCACGCTTCACGACGGTTACCGCCGTGGACCAGGTGCCTGCCCGCCTGCGCTATCCGCAGATGGTCAAGCCGATCCTCGAAGGCTCCAGTAAAGGCGTGCCCGACGCCTCGCTGGTTCGCGACCGCAAAGCCCTGTTGCGGCAGGTGCGCCAGGTGCTGGAAGTTTATCGTCAGCCGGCGCTGATCGAGGAATTTTTGCCCGGCAGGGAGTTTACCGTGGCGGTGCTGGGCAACGGCGCGGATCTGCGTGTGCTGCCGGCTGTCGAAATCAATTTCGAGGCCCTGCCGGCCGGCGTCAACCCCATCTATTCCTACGAAGCCAAATGGATCTGGGACCGTGAGGACGATCCGCTGCGGATCTTCACCTGCCCGGCGCGGCTCGAACCGGCCTTGCAGCAAGCCATCGAAGATCTGTGTCGCCGCGCCTTCCGGGTGCTGGGATGCCGGGACTGGTGCCGCATCGATGTGCGCCTCGATCAACACGGCCGCCCCCACATCATCGAGCTGAATCCCCTGCCGGGCATCCTGCCGCGCCCGGAACAGAACAGTTGTTTTCCCAAAGCCGCGCGCGCCGCCGGTCTGTCTTATACGGACCTGATCCTGGCCGTCGTGGATGCCGCCGTCAAACGCCTGAACCTTACGGGAAATCACCATGAGAGTAGCTGTCTGTTTCAATCGCGCGCCGTCACGGCCGGCTAA
- a CDS encoding KamA family radical SAM protein produces the protein MRPSMETWQKILQASVTSPGALLRRYGIDPAPLEAVVERYPMRVNPYYLGLIHAVGDPIWRQAIPSALEIEDHVCCADPLAEEEQSPVANLVHRYPDRVLFMVCSECAMYCRFCTRKRKVGGEHMRVTRETIAAGIDYIRANPQIRDVILSGGDPLLLGDENLEEILEQLRRIPSVEIIRIGSRVPVVLPQRITTNLVRLLRRYHPLYLNTHFNHPDEITPTSAKACARLADAGIPLGNQTVLMRGINDDPRVMKRLMQKLLAIRVRPYYIYQADLVQGTEHFRTTVEEGLEVIKALRGHTSGLAVPAYVIDAPGGGGKIPLLPDYLQQLGDTVLLKNYRGDSYTYRNAQPDMEPLEDAMVRAV, from the coding sequence GTGAGACCATCCATGGAAACCTGGCAAAAAATATTGCAGGCAAGCGTGACCAGCCCCGGCGCCCTGCTGCGCCGTTACGGCATCGATCCGGCCCCCCTCGAAGCGGTCGTGGAGCGTTATCCGATGCGGGTCAACCCTTATTATCTCGGCCTGATCCACGCCGTTGGCGACCCCATCTGGCGGCAGGCCATTCCGTCCGCACTGGAAATCGAGGATCACGTCTGCTGTGCCGACCCTCTGGCGGAAGAAGAGCAGAGTCCGGTGGCCAACCTGGTGCATCGTTATCCCGACCGGGTGCTGTTCATGGTCTGCTCGGAATGCGCCATGTATTGCCGCTTCTGCACCCGCAAGCGCAAAGTCGGCGGCGAGCATATGAGAGTCACCCGGGAGACCATTGCCGCGGGCATCGACTATATCCGCGCCAACCCCCAAATTCGCGACGTGATCCTGTCAGGTGGCGATCCGCTGCTGCTGGGCGACGAAAACCTCGAAGAGATCCTGGAGCAGCTGCGCCGCATCCCGAGTGTGGAAATCATCCGCATCGGTTCGCGGGTGCCGGTGGTGCTGCCACAGCGCATCACCACGAACCTGGTGCGGCTGCTGCGCCGCTACCACCCCCTGTACCTCAACACTCATTTCAACCACCCGGACGAGATCACGCCGACTTCCGCCAAAGCCTGCGCACGCCTCGCCGACGCCGGCATTCCGCTGGGCAACCAGACGGTGCTGATGCGCGGCATCAACGACGATCCGCGGGTGATGAAGCGCCTGATGCAGAAACTGCTCGCCATCCGGGTGCGGCCCTACTACATCTACCAGGCCGACCTGGTGCAGGGCACGGAACACTTCCGCACCACCGTCGAGGAAGGACTGGAAGTGATAAAGGCCCTGCGGGGACACACCTCCGGCCTGGCAGTACCGGCCTACGTCATCGACGCCCCCGGCGGCGGCGGCAAGATCCCTCTGCTGCCCGATTACCTGCAGCAACTGGGCGACACGGTACTTCTGAAAAACTACCGGGGCGATTCCTATACCTACCGCAACGCCCAACCGGACATGGAACCGCTGGAAGATGCAATGGTGCGTGCCGTCTGA
- a CDS encoding glycosyltransferase family 2 protein codes for MSIGLVIPIYNEEKGIINNLKKILETINKDEIDITQIIIVDDGSTDDSVMILKDFLPLDSRLELVSFTRNFGKEAAIYAGLLNCNRQAAIVMDSDLQHPPSLIRLMVEAWREGFDVVEACKSKDSHISFLRRWMTRLFYSIFAYVSEMNLEGQTDFKLLDRQVIDAYCNLPERKRFFRGLISWLGFSTKQVWFEVPLRQGDSSKWSLVKLARLAMVAITSFSSSMLHLVSFAAATCFIISFIFASISLYQKICGIAVSGFTTINILVLFIGSIIMFSIGQVSLYLEHLFDENKNRPIYIINKKKSYKNKEGFDGYIE; via the coding sequence GTGTCAATCGGTCTTGTCATACCCATTTATAATGAAGAAAAAGGTATTATAAATAACCTTAAAAAAATTCTTGAGACTATCAATAAAGATGAAATCGATATAACACAAATTATCATTGTTGACGATGGATCTACTGATGACAGCGTCATGATTTTAAAAGATTTCTTGCCTCTTGATTCTAGGTTAGAATTAGTATCATTTACAAGAAACTTTGGTAAAGAAGCAGCGATTTATGCAGGTTTGCTAAATTGTAATCGTCAAGCTGCCATTGTCATGGATAGCGACCTTCAACATCCCCCAAGTTTAATTAGACTAATGGTTGAAGCATGGCGAGAAGGATTTGATGTTGTTGAGGCCTGTAAATCAAAAGATAGCCATATTTCGTTTTTGCGTCGTTGGATGACCAGACTTTTTTATTCGATTTTTGCTTATGTTTCTGAAATGAACCTGGAAGGTCAAACAGACTTCAAACTTCTGGATAGGCAGGTTATCGATGCTTACTGCAATTTACCTGAGCGAAAGAGATTCTTTCGGGGACTAATTTCATGGCTCGGTTTCAGTACTAAACAAGTCTGGTTTGAAGTTCCACTCAGACAAGGTGATTCTTCAAAATGGTCGCTAGTGAAGCTTGCTCGCCTCGCTATGGTTGCAATTACAAGCTTTTCATCGTCAATGTTGCACCTTGTTAGCTTCGCAGCCGCAACTTGTTTCATTATAAGTTTTATTTTTGCCAGTATTTCTCTTTACCAAAAGATCTGTGGAATTGCTGTTTCGGGATTTACGACAATAAATATTTTGGTGCTTTTTATTGGAAGTATAATAATGTTTTCGATTGGGCAAGTTAGTCTATATCTAGAACATCTTTTTGATGAAAATAAAAATAGACCAATATATATTATTAACAAGAAAAAAAGTTATAAAAATAAAGAAGGATTTGATGGTTACATCGAATAA
- the htpG gene encoding molecular chaperone HtpG translates to MPDKAKMEKGHISIHTENIFPIIKKWLYSEKEIFLRELVSNAVDAIHKLQHINLIEGLQLEDEYAIDITVDKDAGTLSIRDNGLGMTADEVRKYINQVAFSSAEEFVEKFKDLDDKNQIIGHFGLGFYSAFMVSDKVEIFTRSYQSDAAAVHWVCEGSTDYHLEECDKAGRGTEVVLHLGAEEKEFLEPFRIREILKRFCNFLPVPIRLAGDVVNDQNPLWTRSASEVKDEEYRDFYKKLYPLADEPLFWIHLNIDYPFNLKGVLYFPRLTTEFDVAKSHIKLFCNQVFVSDNCPELIPEFLNPLQGCLDAPDLPLNVSRSYLQNEPQVRKIREVISGRVASKIVELAKGDRADFVPVWENIHTFVKYGMLRDDKFHDKLKDHVIYRLAGSQEYVTLPEYLEKAVAKHADKVYYTNNEAAQSTYLKLFANQGMDVLVLDSLIDSHFIQFLEMKNGKVAFQRVDSDVTENLIEEDPKIQLPGKDERKARLDRIRQLFEEAIKTDGFSVRVENFKDDSVPGMVVLSEQTRRLQEMTRMLGQGDENPFGEHTLCLNGKSPVVDTIIGLKDQGRDEDAAMLMQQIYDLSMLPHCAFDRERMAAFLERSNRILCKFGSLG, encoded by the coding sequence ATGCCGGATAAAGCCAAGATGGAAAAAGGCCATATTTCCATCCACACCGAGAACATTTTCCCCATCATCAAAAAATGGCTCTACAGCGAAAAAGAGATTTTCCTGCGGGAGCTGGTTTCCAACGCCGTGGACGCCATCCACAAGCTTCAGCACATCAACCTCATCGAGGGTCTGCAGCTGGAGGACGAATACGCCATCGACATCACCGTCGACAAGGACGCGGGCACCCTCTCCATCCGCGACAACGGCCTGGGCATGACGGCCGACGAGGTGCGCAAATACATCAACCAGGTCGCGTTTTCCTCGGCCGAGGAGTTTGTGGAAAAATTCAAGGACCTGGACGACAAGAACCAGATCATCGGCCATTTCGGCCTCGGGTTCTATTCGGCGTTCATGGTTTCGGATAAAGTGGAAATTTTCACCCGCTCCTATCAGAGCGACGCTGCGGCCGTGCACTGGGTATGCGAAGGCTCCACCGATTACCATCTCGAAGAGTGCGACAAGGCGGGGCGCGGCACCGAGGTGGTGCTGCACTTGGGCGCCGAGGAGAAGGAGTTTCTCGAACCCTTCCGCATCCGTGAGATTCTCAAGCGTTTCTGCAATTTCCTGCCGGTGCCGATCCGCCTGGCCGGCGACGTGGTGAACGACCAGAACCCGCTGTGGACCCGCTCCGCCTCTGAGGTCAAGGACGAGGAATACCGCGACTTCTATAAAAAACTCTATCCCCTGGCCGACGAGCCCCTGTTCTGGATCCATCTGAACATCGACTACCCCTTCAACCTCAAGGGGGTCCTGTATTTCCCCAGGCTGACCACCGAGTTCGACGTGGCCAAAAGCCATATCAAGCTGTTCTGCAACCAGGTGTTCGTTTCCGACAACTGCCCGGAGCTGATTCCCGAGTTCCTCAATCCGCTGCAGGGCTGTCTCGACGCGCCGGATCTGCCGCTCAACGTGTCGCGCAGCTATCTGCAGAACGAGCCGCAGGTGCGCAAGATCCGCGAGGTTATCAGCGGTCGCGTGGCGTCCAAGATCGTCGAACTTGCCAAGGGCGACCGCGCCGACTTTGTTCCGGTCTGGGAAAACATCCACACCTTCGTGAAATACGGCATGCTGCGCGATGACAAGTTCCATGACAAGCTCAAGGACCACGTCATCTATCGCCTGGCCGGCAGCCAGGAATACGTCACCCTGCCGGAGTACCTGGAAAAAGCCGTCGCGAAGCACGCCGACAAGGTTTACTACACCAACAACGAAGCGGCGCAGAGCACCTATCTGAAGCTGTTCGCCAACCAGGGCATGGACGTGCTGGTTCTTGACAGCCTTATCGACAGCCATTTCATCCAGTTTCTGGAGATGAAAAACGGCAAGGTCGCTTTTCAGCGCGTCGACAGCGACGTCACCGAAAATCTCATCGAAGAAGACCCCAAAATTCAGCTGCCTGGCAAGGACGAACGCAAGGCGCGTCTCGACCGCATCCGGCAGCTGTTCGAGGAAGCGATCAAGACCGACGGATTTTCGGTGCGTGTCGAGAATTTCAAGGATGACAGTGTACCCGGGATGGTGGTGCTGTCCGAGCAGACCCGGCGGCTGCAGGAGATGACCCGCATGCTGGGCCAGGGCGATGAAAATCCGTTTGGTGAGCACACCCTGTGCCTGAACGGCAAATCCCCGGTGGTCGATACCATTATCGGCCTCAAGGACCAGGGCCGCGACGAAGACGCCGCCATGCTCATGCAGCAGATCTACGATCTGTCCATGCTGCCCCACTGCGCCTTCGACAGGGAACGCATGGCCGCTTTTCTGGAGCGCAGCAACCGGATTCTGTGCAAGTTCGGATCGCTTGGCTGA
- a CDS encoding GNAT family N-acetyltransferase has translation MRDLTIADLPHLQRILRSTGAFTEAEVACAMELLAIVLDDPAQIDYRVAVAQTDGDVQGYVLYGPTPLADGNVTLYWIAVCPEAQCRGVGRRLMAQVEEYARQHGGRLVCLETSSQGGYERTRRFYRQAGYVEESRIRDFYSPGDDRITFVKRLDQTPDL, from the coding sequence ATGCGTGACCTGACAATTGCAGACCTGCCGCACCTGCAGCGCATCCTGCGCAGTACCGGCGCCTTTACCGAGGCAGAGGTCGCCTGCGCCATGGAACTTCTGGCCATCGTCCTGGACGACCCCGCCCAGATCGACTATCGGGTCGCGGTGGCGCAGACCGACGGCGACGTCCAGGGCTACGTGCTGTACGGTCCCACCCCTCTGGCCGACGGCAACGTCACCCTGTACTGGATCGCGGTGTGCCCCGAGGCGCAATGCCGAGGCGTCGGCAGACGCCTGATGGCGCAGGTTGAGGAATACGCTCGGCAACACGGCGGCCGGCTCGTCTGCCTGGAGACCTCCTCCCAGGGAGGTTATGAGCGCACCCGGAGATTCTACCGCCAGGCCGGATACGTGGAGGAATCCCGCATACGGGATTTTTACAGCCCCGGCGATGATCGCATCACCTTTGTCAAACGATTGGACCAAACACCTGATCTGTAA
- a CDS encoding GSU3473 family protein — MMIAVRFKDGTYDRVKDSYLDRLIGANKVEIFWRSSGPVLVGRDPVRGRSNACCYRGVERRAGRQSQ, encoded by the coding sequence ATGATGATTGCGGTGCGGTTCAAAGACGGGACCTACGATCGGGTTAAGGACAGCTATCTCGATCGCCTTATCGGTGCTAACAAAGTAGAAATTTTCTGGAGATCCTCCGGTCCGGTCCTGGTCGGCCGCGACCCCGTGCGCGGCCGGTCGAATGCATGCTGTTACCGTGGAGTGGAGCGCAGGGCAGGGCGGCAATCTCAATGA
- a CDS encoding dolichyl-phosphate beta-glucosyltransferase yields the protein MVACNTMISIVVPAYNEEKRLQLTLPALFNQIKEYFSRFEIVVVDDGSTDRTADIVMSFARKHERVRLIRYEQNRGKGCAVRTGVLAAKGDLILFSDADLSTAFEEVLKLREALETGADVAIGSRATRQTVIEKRQPLYRVVMGKTFNKFVQLLATPGIFDTQCGFKLFTRAAAMDLFRDCRIDGFGFDVEVLFLARKRGLVIREIGVRWLNSPDSKVHPVIDSARMLRDLLVIRRNALRGDYGELAVSRRKIEASPSE from the coding sequence ATGGTTGCCTGTAACACCATGATTTCAATTGTTGTTCCTGCATATAATGAAGAAAAGCGGCTTCAGCTCACTTTGCCTGCTCTTTTTAATCAAATTAAAGAATACTTTTCTCGATTTGAAATAGTCGTGGTGGATGATGGCAGTACCGATCGCACTGCGGACATTGTAATGTCCTTTGCCCGTAAACATGAGAGGGTAAGGCTGATCCGGTATGAACAAAACCGTGGCAAGGGGTGTGCTGTTCGTACCGGGGTGCTTGCCGCCAAGGGGGATCTGATTTTGTTCAGTGATGCGGATCTTTCAACGGCTTTCGAAGAAGTGCTGAAGCTGCGCGAAGCACTGGAGACCGGGGCGGATGTGGCGATCGGGTCGCGAGCCACCAGACAGACAGTGATCGAGAAACGCCAGCCGCTTTACCGGGTAGTGATGGGCAAAACCTTTAACAAGTTCGTGCAATTGCTTGCCACTCCAGGCATTTTTGATACCCAGTGTGGCTTCAAGCTTTTTACCCGGGCGGCGGCGATGGATCTTTTCAGGGATTGCAGAATCGACGGTTTTGGGTTTGACGTCGAGGTTCTTTTCCTGGCACGCAAACGCGGCCTAGTGATTCGTGAGATCGGCGTGCGGTGGCTGAATTCTCCGGACAGTAAAGTCCATCCCGTTATTGATTCAGCGCGTATGCTGCGAGATCTGCTGGTGATCCGCCGGAATGCCCTGCGAGGGGATTACGGAGAGCTCGCTGTCAGCCGGCGCAAAATAGAAGCCTCGCCATCCGAATAG
- a CDS encoding ATP-grasp domain-containing protein, with protein sequence MRVAVCFNRAPSRPAKGCDADLISEQGAEKEAAEVARALKSRGYDAHLVALGPDPASFVDALRRLSPAVAFNLCEGFWGESRQEMHVASLFELLRLPYTGSTPLSLGLTQDKVRTKDLLLRYHLPTPGYTVARPGQHLLRSHDMAFPLIVKPRAEDASLGITSDSVVGSDRALRERVRFIHETYRQEALIEEFIDGRELNAAVLGDRRLEVLPISEIVFEEGLPHPIVSYDGKWLESSIEFARTRPVCPAPLRTREEMLVRDVALRACKILECRDYARVDIRLRDGIPYILEVNANPDICSDAGLARAAKTAEIPYPALIERIVQMAIQRKEPSHA encoded by the coding sequence ATGAGAGTAGCTGTCTGTTTCAATCGCGCGCCGTCACGGCCGGCTAAGGGCTGCGACGCCGACCTGATCTCCGAGCAGGGGGCGGAAAAGGAAGCCGCCGAAGTGGCCCGGGCTTTGAAAAGCCGGGGCTACGACGCGCATCTGGTGGCCCTGGGGCCGGATCCGGCCAGTTTCGTCGACGCGCTTCGGCGGTTGTCGCCCGCGGTGGCGTTCAATCTCTGTGAGGGCTTCTGGGGGGAAAGCCGTCAGGAGATGCATGTAGCCTCGCTGTTCGAGTTGCTGCGCCTGCCTTATACCGGCTCCACACCCCTTAGCCTGGGCCTTACCCAGGACAAGGTCCGCACCAAGGATCTGCTGCTCCGTTACCACCTGCCCACGCCCGGATACACGGTGGCCCGGCCGGGCCAGCACCTGCTGCGCTCCCATGACATGGCGTTTCCGCTGATCGTCAAACCGCGCGCTGAAGACGCCTCCCTCGGCATCACCAGCGACAGTGTTGTCGGCTCGGACAGGGCCCTGCGCGAGCGGGTGCGGTTCATCCACGAGACCTACCGCCAGGAAGCCCTGATCGAGGAATTCATCGACGGCCGCGAGCTGAATGCGGCGGTGCTGGGCGACCGGCGCCTGGAGGTGCTGCCGATTTCCGAAATCGTCTTCGAGGAGGGCCTGCCCCACCCCATCGTCAGTTATGACGGCAAATGGCTGGAGTCCAGCATAGAGTTCGCCCGCACCCGGCCGGTGTGCCCGGCGCCGCTGCGCACGCGGGAAGAAATGCTGGTGCGGGATGTGGCGCTGCGCGCCTGCAAAATCCTGGAATGCCGTGATTACGCCCGGGTCGATATCCGCCTGCGCGACGGCATACCCTACATCCTGGAAGTCAACGCCAATCCCGATATCTGCTCCGATGCCGGGCTGGCCAGAGCCGCCAAAACCGCGGAAATCCCCTACCCGGCGCTCATCGAACGCATCGTGCAGATGGCCATACAACGCAAGGAGCCGAGTCATGCGTGA